A single region of the Silene latifolia isolate original U9 population chromosome 8, ASM4854445v1, whole genome shotgun sequence genome encodes:
- the LOC141596403 gene encoding major pollen allergen Lol p 11-like — MAKISSLLIAVICILPALALATRPVQKNNHKFCVRGRVYCDPCRAGFETPASTYLEGAKVKLQCRERNTQKVLYEDDAVTDATGTYKIYVDKDQKNNVCDTILVSSPHRRCKLADPGRDRSRVTLTSNNGIVSSERYANNLGFWMAEPMSFCAKLMKQYELTEDEV, encoded by the exons ATGGCGAAAATTTCATCTCTATTAATCGCGGTTATCTGCATTCTACCCGCTTTAGCACTAGCAACTAGACCAGTTCAGAAGAACAACCACAAATTCTGCGTCCGTGGTCGCGTCTACTGTGACCCTTGCCGTGCCGGTTTCGAAACCCCCGCATCTACTTACCTTGAAG GTGCTAAGGTGAAGTTGCAATGCCGCGAAAGAAACACACAGAAAGTCCTCTACGAGGATGATGCAGTAACTGATGCTACCGGAACATACAAGATCTACGTCGACAAGGACCAGAAGAACAATGTTTGCGACACCATCTTAGTCAGCAGCCCACACAGGAGATGCAAATTGGCTGACCCTGGACGTGACAGATCCCGTGTTACCCTCACAAGCAACAATGGCATTGTCTCCAGTGAACGTTACGCCAACAACTTGGGTTTCTGGATGGCGGAACCCATGAGTTTCTGTGCCAAGCTCATGAAGCAGTATGAGCTGACCGAAGACGAGGTTTAA
- the LOC141596400 gene encoding uncharacterized protein LOC141596400, which translates to MKSVIIFQHLSCPCSYPPLPRNIRNHNHIGNSKVIKKFHFLNPSCSSSKKQQHQTQTVQKSPQSLKRLLNFNPKPDDDDKKVEVKEENEESSDFEGENAIKGTILAGLVLVAVVGGFGSLGYFYRDQINSFLTQFSTIIEGYGPAGYALFVLVYAGLEVLAIPALPLTMSAGLLFGSVTGTIIVSISGTLAASIAFLIARYFARERILKMVEGNKKFLAIDKAIGENGFRVVTLLRLSPLLPFSLGNYLYGLTSVKFVPYVLGSWLGMLPGSWAYVSAGAFGRAILQEESDVGLPGGNGQLLTLGLGLLVTALAAGYVTKLAKDAVKDME; encoded by the exons atgaaaagtgtcATAATTTTCCAGCATCTTTCATGTCCATGTTCTTATCCTCCGCTACCCAGAAACATCAGAAATCATAATCATATTGGTAATAGTAAAGTAATCAAGAAGTTTCATTTCTTAAACCCATCTTGTTCTTCTTCTAAGAAACAACAACATCAAACTCAAACTGTTCAAAAATCACCTCAAAGTTTAAAAAGACTCTTGAATTTTAACCCAAAACCAGATGATGATGACAAAAAAGTTGAGGTaaaagaagaaaatgaagaaagTTCGGATTTTGAAGGTGAAAATGCAATTAAAGGAACAATTTTGGCTGGTTTAGTATTGGTTGCTGTTGTTGGTGGGTTTGGCTCTCTTGGGTATTTTTATAGGGATCAGATTAATTCTTTCTTGACCCAATTTTCAACTATCATTGAAG GTTATGGACCAGCTGGATATGCTTTGTTCGTGCTGGTTTATGCAGGACTAGAG GTACTTGCCATACCAGCTCTTCCCTTGACAATGTCAGCTGGTCTTTTATTTGGTTCTGTCACAGGAACCATCATCGTCTCTATTAGTGGAACA TTAGCAGCAAGCATTGCTTTCTTAATTGCGAGATACTTTGCTCGTGAGCGGATCTTGAAAATGGTTGAAGGAAACAAGAAGTTCCTTGCTATCGATAAAGCAATTGGAGAAAATGGTTTCAGAGTTGTGACCCTCCTTCGGTTGAGTCCACTACTTCCGTTTTCCCTTGGGAATTACTTGTATGGATTGACGTCTGTGAAGTTTGTTCCTTACGTCTTAGGAAG TTGGTTGGGTATGCTCCCAGGATCATGGGCGTATGTCAGTGCTGGAGCATTCGGGCGAGCTATCCTT CAAGAAGAATCTGATGTTGGTTTACCCGGGGGAAATGGTCAACTGCTTACGCTTGGGCTGGGATTGTTAGTCACAGCTTTGGCAGCTGGTTACGTTACAAAACTAGCGAAG GATGCAGTGAAGGACATGGAGTGA